The following nucleotide sequence is from Azoarcus sp. CIB.
AGCCCCCACGAGACGCCGTCGCTGCCGGTGTTGAAGGCGCTGTGGCCGCCCGACAGCAGGTTGAAGAAGGCGATGCCGAGGCTGACGACCAGGCCCGCGAGGCCGGCCATCAGTACCGCGCTCACCGCGCCGCTGCCTTGAGTATTTGTTGCCATGGTGTGCTCCTCCTCAAGCCTTCGTGTTCGAGCGGGTGCCCGGAACCGCGCCGCTGGCCGCGCCGCCGCCGCTGACGTAATACACCTGCGGCTTGTTGCCGGTGTGGTCGAGCAGACGCGTGCCCTGCTTGTCGGAAATCAGCCGGCTGACCTGCGAGTTCGGGTTGTCCAGGTCGCCGAAGTAGCGGGCCTTGGGCGCGCAGGTGCGCACGCAGGCGGGCACGTATTCGACGAGCTCGGGATTGCTCTCGTCGAGATCCGCCGTGCCCTTGGGCGCCTTGCTGATCTTGTGGTAGCAGAAGTTGCACTTCGACACGACGCCGTTGGGCTGGATGCCGACGCCGTGCTTCGGGTCCTGCTGCGGGCCCTTGTACGGCGGGTTCCACGACAGGTCGCCGTCGCCCTTGAACACCTGCTTGATGTTCGGTTCGATCAGCGGCTTTTCGTCGGTGTAGAAGCGCACGCCGTATGGGCACGCGATCATGCAGTACTTGCAGCCGATGCACTTGTCCCAGTCGATCAGCACGACGCCGTCCTCGGTCTTGTAGGTGGCCTTGGTCGGGCACACATGCATGCACGACGGTTCCTCGCAGTGCATGCAGGGGCGCGGGAACCACTTCAGTTGCGGCGTCGGGTGCTTGCCTTCCGTGTAGTACAGGACGTCCTGGTAGTTCTCGCCGGGCAGACGGTTGTTTTCCATCTGGCAGGCGGTGCTGCAGGCCTGGCAGCCGGTGCACTTCTCCAGGTCGATGACCATTCCCCATTTAGCCATTTTGCGAGTCTCCTCAAGCCTTCTCGACCGACACCTTGCCGGTGTAGTAATTGGCCATGCCCGAGATGCGGTCGGACTGGTTGTCGATGATCGAATCCACGTGCGATCCGCGTCCCTTGGCCCAGCGGCCGTGCGCCCAGTGGCCGTGCTCGAAGGGCAGCACGATGGTGTCGGGGCGGGTGAGCTCGGTGACGCGGGCGACGGCGACGA
It contains:
- a CDS encoding 4Fe-4S dicluster domain-containing protein, with the translated sequence MAKWGMVIDLEKCTGCQACSTACQMENNRLPGENYQDVLYYTEGKHPTPQLKWFPRPCMHCEEPSCMHVCPTKATYKTEDGVVLIDWDKCIGCKYCMIACPYGVRFYTDEKPLIEPNIKQVFKGDGDLSWNPPYKGPQQDPKHGVGIQPNGVVSKCNFCYHKISKAPKGTADLDESNPELVEYVPACVRTCAPKARYFGDLDNPNSQVSRLISDKQGTRLLDHTGNKPQVYYVSGGGAASGAVPGTRSNTKA